Proteins co-encoded in one Streptomyces roseochromogenus subsp. oscitans DS 12.976 genomic window:
- a CDS encoding N-acetylmuramoyl-L-alanine amidase: MRGSATHSPSIHGHRQLRRAVGPLASAALLLPLLGAAPAQGAPDSSAHRLQQAFASAAAEYHVPQSVLLAVSYLQSRWDWHAGAPSVSGGYGPMHLTDARTAIAATEHLTEGAEDPRGDGSRAALHPDVKVPAGSALPARLKTLAKAARLIGRPAADLRTDPAANVAGGAALLAAAQKQLGEPLSADPDDWYAAVARFSGADDTATAAAYANDVYDVLRTGEERTTDDGQLVALAAQPRLTADTAQLRRAGLGTLPTDGVECPGSVSCEAVWAPYAQFGNNDYGNHDLGDRPVSQPIKYIVIHDTEGTWDGVLNLIQDPAYVSWNYTVRSTDGLIAQHVKAKDVAWHAGNWDINARSIGIEHEGFLANPDAWYTEAMYRSSARLVKYLSRKYDIPLDRQHILGHENVPGPTASTIPGMHTDPGPYWDWRHYFQLLGHPFRRTAGKRSGLVTILPDYASNQPVYTGCATKGEPCPAHGSGEVRLYSDHDVNAPLIKDIGMKADPTIDVNDLSSRVSTGQQYAVADRWGDWTAIWYLGQKAWFQNPRTAPTAVPARGLVITPKEGLASVPVYGRAYPEKEAYPEGVPVQSVVPLPYTIPAGQKYVVGDEVPGEYDYSVTFTTDSHRVVMGKDLYYEIQYGHRVGFVRAADVTLEGAAR; this comes from the coding sequence TTGCGAGGTTCCGCCACGCACTCCCCGTCCATCCACGGCCACAGACAACTGCGGCGGGCCGTCGGCCCGTTGGCGTCCGCGGCCCTGCTGCTGCCGCTGCTCGGCGCCGCCCCCGCCCAGGGCGCCCCGGACTCCTCCGCGCACCGGCTGCAGCAGGCGTTCGCCTCCGCCGCGGCCGAGTACCACGTGCCGCAGAGCGTTCTGCTGGCCGTCTCCTACCTGCAGTCCCGCTGGGACTGGCACGCGGGCGCGCCGAGCGTGAGCGGCGGCTACGGCCCGATGCATCTCACGGACGCCCGGACCGCGATCGCCGCCACGGAGCATCTCACCGAGGGCGCGGAGGACCCCCGCGGTGACGGCTCCCGCGCCGCTCTGCACCCGGACGTCAAGGTGCCGGCCGGGTCCGCGCTCCCCGCCCGGCTGAAGACGCTGGCGAAGGCCGCACGGCTGATCGGCCGGCCGGCCGCGGACCTGCGCACCGACCCGGCGGCGAACGTGGCCGGCGGCGCCGCCCTGCTCGCTGCCGCGCAGAAGCAGCTGGGCGAGCCACTGAGCGCGGACCCGGACGACTGGTACGCGGCGGTGGCCCGCTTCTCCGGCGCAGACGACACGGCGACTGCGGCGGCGTACGCCAACGACGTGTACGACGTCCTGCGCACGGGTGAGGAGCGCACCACGGACGACGGCCAGCTGGTCGCGCTCGCGGCCCAGCCGCGGCTGACCGCCGACACCGCCCAGTTGCGGCGAGCGGGCCTGGGCACACTGCCGACGGACGGCGTCGAGTGCCCCGGCTCGGTGTCGTGCGAGGCGGTGTGGGCGCCGTACGCGCAGTTCGGGAACAACGACTACGGCAACCACGACCTCGGCGACCGCCCCGTGTCGCAGCCCATCAAGTACATCGTCATCCATGACACGGAGGGCACCTGGGACGGGGTGCTGAACCTGATCCAGGACCCGGCCTATGTGTCGTGGAACTACACCGTGCGCTCCACGGACGGTCTGATCGCCCAGCACGTCAAGGCGAAGGACGTGGCCTGGCACGCGGGCAACTGGGACATCAACGCCCGGTCCATCGGCATCGAGCACGAGGGCTTCCTCGCCAACCCGGACGCCTGGTACACGGAGGCGATGTACCGGTCCTCGGCCCGGCTGGTGAAGTACCTGAGCCGGAAGTACGACATCCCGCTGGACCGGCAGCACATCCTCGGCCACGAGAACGTGCCCGGTCCGACCGCGTCCACGATCCCCGGCATGCACACGGACCCGGGCCCGTACTGGGACTGGCGGCACTACTTCCAGCTGCTGGGGCACCCGTTCAGGCGGACCGCCGGCAAGCGGTCCGGGCTGGTGACGATCCTGCCGGACTACGCCTCGAACCAGCCCGTGTACACGGGCTGCGCCACCAAGGGCGAGCCGTGCCCGGCGCACGGCTCCGGCGAGGTGCGGCTCTACTCGGACCACGATGTGAACGCGCCGCTGATCAAGGACATCGGGATGAAGGCGGACCCGACCATCGACGTGAACGACCTGTCCTCCCGCGTCTCCACCGGTCAGCAGTACGCGGTCGCGGACCGCTGGGGCGACTGGACCGCGATCTGGTACCTGGGCCAGAAGGCCTGGTTCCAGAACCCGCGCACGGCGCCGACGGCGGTGCCGGCCAGAGGTCTGGTGATCACGCCGAAGGAGGGCCTGGCGAGCGTCCCGGTGTACGGCCGGGCCTACCCGGAGAAGGAGGCCTACCCGGAGGGAGTCCCCGTGCAGTCGGTCGTACCGCTGCCGTACACGATCCCGGCCGGGCAGAAGTACGTGGTCGGTGACGAGGTGCCGGGCGAGTACGACTACTCGGTCACCTTCACCACCGACTCGCACCGGGTCGTGATGGGCAAGGACCTGTACTACGAGATCCAGTACGGCCACCGGGTCGGCTTCGTCCGCGCCGCGGACGTGACCCTCGAAGGCGCGGCCCGCTAG
- a CDS encoding aminoglycoside phosphotransferase family protein, with protein MYAASSSVSAPPRPLRPRPTSGGPYLDPVARPGGPVPVAGRPRRVPGQPGTQPLSGRLDLSGPQGAQLRTAIASVHRICPEFSPVQVLRRSGRSVLLVGTTGRSTAVAKCLLDHSPAWAERSRHEIAAYRSFVRHRPPVRVPRLIAADPDNCTLVIERAPGRVAALQRHPVEAPPRADIRAALGALCRLNSWRPPAGIFEMPLDYGARITRYHELGLLTDRDLGDLQKLLHGIAHEVGRQGMLQFCHGDALLSNILLSPAGPVLVDWEHAGWYLPGYDLATLWLVLGDAPVARRQISQIAQSAGPASRDAFLVNLMLLLTREIRRYETAVQRSMHDTAPAAPGLAHPGAAPSGEEQRLLLRRLHDDCQMARKAVRAAVGTR; from the coding sequence ATGTACGCAGCATCGTCCTCCGTGTCCGCCCCGCCCCGGCCGCTGCGTCCCCGCCCCACCAGCGGCGGGCCGTACCTCGACCCGGTGGCGCGTCCGGGCGGACCGGTACCGGTCGCGGGCCGGCCGCGGCGGGTTCCTGGGCAGCCCGGTACCCAACCGCTCAGCGGGAGACTCGACTTGTCCGGTCCCCAGGGCGCGCAGTTGCGCACCGCCATCGCCTCGGTGCACCGGATCTGTCCGGAGTTCTCTCCGGTGCAGGTGCTGCGGCGCAGCGGACGGTCCGTCCTTCTGGTCGGGACGACAGGGCGGAGCACGGCAGTCGCCAAGTGTCTGCTGGACCACTCGCCCGCCTGGGCCGAACGGAGCCGGCACGAAATAGCCGCATACCGCTCGTTCGTCCGGCACCGGCCTCCGGTCCGCGTGCCCCGGCTGATCGCGGCGGACCCGGACAACTGCACCCTGGTGATCGAGCGGGCGCCGGGCCGCGTGGCGGCGCTGCAGCGGCATCCGGTGGAGGCGCCGCCGCGCGCCGACATCCGGGCCGCGCTCGGCGCACTGTGCCGGCTGAACTCCTGGCGGCCCCCGGCGGGCATCTTTGAGATGCCTCTGGACTACGGCGCCCGGATCACCCGGTATCACGAGCTGGGCCTGCTCACCGACCGCGACCTCGGCGACCTGCAGAAACTGCTGCACGGCATCGCCCACGAGGTCGGCCGCCAGGGCATGCTGCAGTTCTGCCACGGCGACGCCCTGCTGTCGAACATCCTGCTGTCACCGGCCGGTCCAGTGCTGGTGGACTGGGAGCACGCGGGCTGGTATCTGCCGGGGTACGACCTGGCGACGCTGTGGCTGGTGCTCGGGGACGCGCCGGTGGCCCGGCGGCAGATCAGCCAGATCGCCCAGTCGGCGGGCCCGGCCTCCCGGGACGCCTTCCTGGTCAATCTGATGCTGCTGCTGACCCGGGAGATCCGGAGGTACGAGACGGCCGTGCAGCGTTCGATGCACGATACGGCCCCGGCGGCACCGGGCCTGGCCCACCCGGGTGCCGCGCCGTCCGGCGAGGAACAGCGGCTGCTGCTCAGGCGGCTGCACGACGACTGCCAGATGGCCCGCAAAGCCGTCCGCGCTGCGGTCGGGACTCGCTGA
- a CDS encoding PP2C family protein-serine/threonine phosphatase encodes MPSPVSADRSAAQPPGRGSVEALITQTRRLKGDVDAVRRDTRSDGSDPEERWQRALYDLALHQLDDLDAHLAQLRDGPHTEPAAPAEPAGTLAVRPAPAPAPSGSLLSRVGSAEWDLLTDAATWSGELYQILGLDPDGPALTLDELPSLVLDEDRPKLTAMVTDCLVDGKPIDGEFRVVRPEGSVRAVHMMGEPVLGADGGTASMWAVLRDVSELRRCRRTVHETRDSLQRERRQEQTEHRIAAELQEAVLPPWRGSLRLPHQGPCTLDLAAHRLPAATDTLIGGDWYDALELSDGETLLSVGDLTGHGVSVASGMAMLLGAVRGMALAGTRPGELLGMLNQLLDATVQPALGSAVCCRYRPATRTLVWAQAGHPAPLLYRDGTGRLLHAPGGVLLGATSGAVYGQAEVTLEPGDLLVLYTDGLVPGHSPTAAADRLLGLAPRFHAARTARDSVRTLVEEFGGAGREDDACVLVAKVTA; translated from the coding sequence ATGCCGTCCCCAGTCTCCGCGGACCGCTCAGCCGCCCAGCCACCCGGACGCGGCTCGGTCGAGGCGCTGATCACGCAGACGCGGCGGCTCAAAGGCGATGTGGACGCCGTACGGCGGGACACCCGGAGCGACGGTTCGGACCCGGAGGAACGCTGGCAGCGCGCTCTGTACGACCTCGCGCTGCACCAACTGGACGATCTGGACGCCCACTTGGCCCAGCTCCGGGACGGCCCGCACACCGAGCCGGCCGCTCCGGCCGAACCCGCCGGGACGCTCGCCGTCCGGCCCGCGCCGGCCCCCGCCCCGAGCGGCTCGCTGCTCAGCCGCGTCGGCAGCGCGGAGTGGGACCTGCTGACGGACGCGGCGACCTGGTCCGGGGAGCTGTACCAGATCCTCGGCCTCGACCCGGACGGGCCCGCCCTCACCCTGGACGAACTGCCCTCGCTGGTCCTGGACGAGGACCGGCCGAAACTGACCGCGATGGTGACGGACTGTCTGGTCGACGGCAAACCCATCGACGGCGAGTTCCGTGTCGTACGGCCCGAGGGCTCCGTCCGGGCCGTGCACATGATGGGCGAACCCGTGCTCGGCGCCGACGGCGGCACCGCCTCGATGTGGGCCGTGCTGCGCGACGTCAGCGAACTGCGCCGCTGCCGGCGGACGGTGCACGAGACCCGTGACTCGCTGCAGCGTGAGCGCCGGCAGGAGCAGACCGAGCACCGGATCGCGGCCGAGCTGCAGGAAGCCGTGCTACCGCCATGGCGCGGCTCCCTGCGGCTCCCGCACCAGGGCCCATGCACCCTCGACCTGGCCGCCCACCGCCTCCCCGCGGCCACGGACACGCTGATCGGCGGCGACTGGTACGACGCGCTGGAACTCTCCGACGGCGAGACCCTGCTCAGCGTCGGCGATCTCACCGGGCACGGCGTGTCCGTCGCCTCCGGTATGGCGATGCTGCTCGGTGCCGTACGCGGCATGGCGCTGGCCGGCACCCGGCCCGGTGAACTGCTGGGCATGCTCAACCAGTTACTGGACGCCACCGTGCAGCCCGCCCTCGGCAGCGCCGTCTGCTGCCGTTACCGGCCCGCGACACGCACCCTGGTCTGGGCGCAGGCAGGACACCCCGCCCCGCTGCTGTACCGCGACGGAACGGGGCGCCTGCTGCACGCGCCCGGCGGCGTCCTGCTCGGCGCCACCTCGGGCGCCGTCTACGGGCAGGCCGAGGTGACCCTCGAACCCGGTGACCTGCTTGTGCTGTACACCGACGGACTGGTGCCGGGGCACAGCCCGACCGCGGCCGCCGACCGCCTGCTCGGCCTCGCCCCACGGTTCCACGCCGCGCGCACGGCGCGGGACAGCGTACGGACGTTGGTCGAGGAGTTCGGCGGAGCCGGACGCGAGGACGACGCGTGCGTGCTCGTCGCCAAGGTCACCGCGTGA
- a CDS encoding phosphocholine-specific phospholipase C, translated as MTPISRRGFVGLGASVAAGVALGAGTRTDAAAATTATGTIKDVQHVVILMQENRSFDHYFGRLKGVRGFDDRSGITLSGGFPVFNQPNGLGRQYPWKLSATPDAGGKDGETLAQCNGDLPHSWSSQHSAWNKGRMDNWVSGVGNVRSLGYLDRSDIPFHYALADNYTICDAYFCSTLSATGPNRTFLWSGKVDSSSYDGGDESGLTWQTYAEALQAAGVTWKVYQNAADNYGDNGCAYFKNFANAKAGDPLYERGMSSVPKVTGSTPDDIAAAIKADVLAGTLPQVSWVVPNQAFSEHPYAPPGDGAHFVNLVYQALAADQDVFDSTVLFLNYDENDGYFDHVPPPAPPAGTAGEFLNGVPYGFGFRVPMLVISPWTRGGWVSSEVFEHTSVLRFLETWTSALGTPAQCANISDWRRKVSGDLTGVFDFANPVYGSVSLPATSVIGIDTCGPLPNPVPTDNALPAQEPGTRPSRALPYQPGGYLDHLEFDAAGKILAWFTMTNQGAPASRAAHFSIHPNAYRDTTPFQYTVDPGGTASDFFNIGTGFGGGKYDLTMVGPNRFLRRFQGDATKPGKSAEVSTRYAVEPGTGKLAIYFKMTNSGSAPVKFTITSNHYRGDGPWTYTVAAGGSTEDYFNAVAYQNGWYDFTVTVDSDATWSRRFTGRLETGAAGVSG; from the coding sequence ATGACACCGATCAGCCGAAGAGGCTTCGTGGGACTCGGCGCATCCGTGGCGGCGGGTGTGGCGCTGGGCGCCGGCACCCGCACCGACGCGGCCGCGGCCACCACGGCGACCGGCACGATCAAGGACGTACAGCACGTGGTGATCCTCATGCAGGAGAACCGCAGCTTCGACCACTACTTCGGCCGGCTGAAGGGTGTGCGCGGTTTCGACGACCGCAGCGGCATCACCCTGAGCGGCGGCTTCCCGGTCTTCAACCAGCCGAACGGGCTGGGCCGCCAGTACCCCTGGAAGCTCAGCGCGACCCCGGACGCGGGCGGGAAGGACGGCGAGACCCTCGCCCAGTGCAACGGCGACCTGCCGCACTCGTGGTCCTCACAGCACTCCGCCTGGAACAAGGGCCGGATGGACAACTGGGTCTCCGGCGTCGGCAACGTCCGCTCGCTCGGCTACCTGGACCGCTCCGACATCCCCTTCCACTACGCGCTCGCCGACAACTACACCATCTGCGACGCCTACTTCTGCTCCACGCTCAGTGCGACCGGTCCCAACCGCACCTTCCTGTGGAGCGGCAAGGTCGACTCCTCCAGCTACGACGGCGGCGACGAGTCCGGCCTGACCTGGCAGACCTACGCCGAGGCGCTGCAGGCCGCCGGGGTGACCTGGAAGGTCTACCAGAACGCGGCCGACAACTACGGTGACAACGGCTGCGCGTACTTCAAGAACTTCGCGAACGCCAAGGCGGGCGACCCGCTGTACGAGCGCGGTATGTCCTCGGTACCGAAGGTGACCGGATCGACCCCCGACGACATCGCCGCCGCGATCAAGGCCGACGTGCTCGCGGGCACCCTCCCGCAGGTCTCCTGGGTGGTCCCCAACCAGGCCTTCTCCGAGCACCCGTACGCCCCGCCCGGCGACGGCGCCCACTTCGTCAACCTCGTCTACCAGGCCCTCGCCGCCGACCAGGACGTCTTCGACTCGACCGTCCTGTTCCTCAACTATGACGAGAACGACGGCTACTTCGACCACGTGCCCCCGCCGGCGCCGCCCGCCGGCACGGCAGGGGAGTTCCTCAACGGGGTGCCGTACGGCTTCGGCTTCCGGGTCCCGATGCTCGTCATCTCGCCCTGGACGCGCGGCGGCTGGGTCTCCTCGGAGGTCTTCGAGCACACCTCGGTACTGCGCTTCCTGGAGACCTGGACGTCGGCCCTCGGCACGCCCGCCCAGTGCGCCAACATCAGCGACTGGCGACGCAAGGTCAGCGGCGACCTCACCGGGGTCTTCGACTTCGCCAACCCGGTCTACGGCTCGGTCTCCCTGCCCGCGACCAGCGTCATCGGCATCGACACCTGCGGCCCGCTGCCCAACCCGGTGCCGACGGACAACGCCCTGCCCGCCCAGGAGCCCGGCACCCGTCCGTCCCGCGCGCTGCCGTACCAGCCGGGCGGCTATCTGGACCACCTGGAGTTCGACGCGGCGGGCAAGATCCTCGCCTGGTTCACCATGACCAACCAGGGCGCGCCGGCCTCCCGGGCGGCCCACTTCTCCATCCACCCGAACGCCTACCGCGACACCACGCCGTTCCAGTACACGGTCGACCCGGGCGGCACCGCCTCCGACTTCTTCAACATCGGCACGGGCTTCGGCGGCGGCAAGTACGACCTGACCATGGTCGGACCCAACCGCTTCCTGCGCCGCTTCCAGGGCGACGCGACCAAGCCGGGCAAGTCGGCGGAGGTGAGCACCCGGTACGCGGTCGAGCCGGGCACGGGCAAGCTCGCGATCTACTTCAAGATGACCAACTCGGGCTCCGCGCCGGTGAAGTTCACCATCACCTCGAACCACTACCGCGGTGACGGCCCCTGGACCTACACCGTGGCCGCGGGCGGCTCGACGGAGGACTACTTCAACGCCGTCGCCTACCAGAACGGCTGGTACGACTTCACGGTGACCGTCGACTCCGACGCGACCTGGTCGCGTCGGTTCACCGGGCGCCTGGAGACGGGCGCCGCCGGCGTCAGCGGCTGA
- a CDS encoding universal stress protein — protein MSTAPVIAAVDGSDDSLRALEWAFDAARRRAAPLRVVHVRQYAAWGQADVLVAGPPEAEGDPVLDDVHARLADRGTEPSVEYVALEGVPGAVLPELGTDAQLLVLGSRGRGGFASLLLGSNGLAAARDAECPVVVVPRPDRQVHGDWPAEPGPRVVVGLHVDSPDDGALALAFAEAAVRKARVQVIAAYPWPVQTWSAPGQIVPPQVDQYVVANETRTLAEGYLAPHRKRHPEVRADAEALPGDAAGHLVAASKDAELVVVGRHRRRLLAPARMMGSVTQAVLLHAASPIAVVPPEPPQE, from the coding sequence ATGAGCACTGCACCCGTCATCGCCGCGGTCGACGGTTCGGACGACAGCCTGCGCGCACTGGAGTGGGCCTTCGACGCCGCCCGCCGTCGCGCCGCACCGCTGCGGGTGGTGCACGTACGGCAGTACGCCGCCTGGGGCCAGGCCGACGTGCTGGTCGCCGGGCCGCCGGAGGCGGAGGGCGATCCGGTGCTGGACGACGTGCACGCCCGGCTCGCGGACCGCGGCACGGAGCCCTCCGTGGAGTACGTCGCCCTGGAGGGCGTCCCGGGCGCCGTCCTGCCCGAACTCGGCACGGACGCCCAGCTGTTGGTCCTCGGCTCCCGCGGCCGCGGGGGCTTCGCCAGCCTGCTGCTCGGCTCCAACGGCCTGGCCGCCGCCCGGGACGCCGAGTGCCCCGTGGTCGTCGTACCCCGGCCCGACCGGCAGGTGCACGGGGACTGGCCGGCCGAGCCCGGGCCCCGGGTGGTCGTGGGGCTGCACGTCGACAGCCCCGACGACGGCGCCCTCGCCCTCGCCTTCGCCGAGGCCGCTGTGCGCAAGGCCCGGGTCCAGGTGATCGCCGCCTATCCGTGGCCGGTGCAGACCTGGTCCGCCCCCGGCCAGATCGTGCCGCCCCAGGTCGACCAGTACGTCGTCGCCAACGAGACCCGCACCCTCGCCGAGGGCTACCTCGCCCCGCACCGCAAGCGGCACCCCGAGGTGCGCGCCGACGCCGAGGCGCTGCCCGGCGACGCGGCCGGCCATCTCGTCGCCGCCTCCAAGGACGCCGAACTGGTCGTGGTCGGCCGGCACCGGCGACGGCTGCTCGCCCCGGCCCGCATGATGGGCTCGGTCACCCAGGCCGTCCTGCTGCACGCGGCCAGCCCGATCGCGGTGGTGCCGCCGGAACCGCCGCAGGAGTGA
- a CDS encoding 3-hydroxybutyrate oligomer hydrolase family protein, translating to MPTTPPGRRPRRTALHALALTAASLLLTTPATAAPTGTPDEHCAGRTQLRVPGAARQQADCLDELTTAGTVASGHTDPADYAGLTPQDLPTPSGVPGIQIDGYFPDTSTTNTDHGWHHDAQFVIRLPDHWNGGLVVAGTPGNREQYANDRAIADWVLARGYAYAATDKGNTGTAFYRDGRRPGDAIAEWNTRLTQLTRAARAVVAQRYHRPPARTIATGLSNGGYLVRWQLEHHPELYDGGVDWEGTLWRTAGPNPLTFLPTTLRDYPTYAAGGAGAAQAQAGLHRAGFPAGSEFLWPYHYQAYWDLTQRIYREELDPGYDGTTEAGTPFCRSGTPDCDADYDYAARPAAVHRAVDRIALTGRIGKPLITLQGTLDVLLPIGEDSDVYARMVHTAGRGALLRYYRIQDGTHTDSLVDAFPDRLRPMVPCHRSAFEALERWLSGTALPPADHTVQRPAGATPATLLTSCPLD from the coding sequence ATGCCCACCACACCGCCCGGACGTCGCCCACGCCGAACCGCTCTCCACGCACTGGCGCTCACCGCCGCCAGTCTGCTCCTGACCACCCCGGCCACCGCGGCCCCCACCGGCACACCGGACGAGCACTGCGCCGGCCGCACCCAGCTCCGGGTGCCCGGCGCTGCCCGTCAACAGGCCGACTGTCTGGACGAGCTGACCACCGCCGGCACCGTGGCCTCCGGCCACACCGACCCGGCCGACTACGCCGGTCTCACCCCCCAGGACCTGCCCACACCCAGCGGCGTCCCCGGCATCCAGATCGACGGCTACTTCCCGGACACCTCCACCACCAACACCGACCACGGCTGGCACCACGACGCCCAGTTCGTCATCCGGCTGCCCGACCACTGGAACGGCGGCCTGGTCGTCGCCGGAACCCCCGGCAACCGGGAGCAGTACGCCAACGACCGGGCCATCGCCGACTGGGTGCTCGCCCGCGGCTACGCCTACGCCGCCACCGACAAGGGCAACACCGGCACCGCGTTCTACCGCGACGGCCGGCGGCCCGGCGACGCCATCGCCGAATGGAACACCCGCCTCACCCAACTCACCCGCGCGGCCCGCGCCGTGGTCGCCCAGCGCTACCACCGGCCCCCGGCCCGCACCATCGCCACCGGTCTGTCCAACGGCGGCTACCTCGTCCGCTGGCAACTGGAGCACCACCCCGAACTGTACGACGGCGGAGTCGACTGGGAAGGCACCCTCTGGCGCACCGCCGGCCCCAACCCGCTCACCTTCCTGCCCACCACGCTGCGCGATTACCCCACCTACGCCGCCGGCGGAGCAGGAGCCGCCCAGGCCCAGGCCGGCCTGCACCGGGCCGGCTTCCCGGCCGGCTCGGAGTTCCTGTGGCCGTACCACTACCAGGCCTACTGGGACCTCACCCAGCGCATATACCGCGAGGAACTCGACCCCGGCTACGACGGCACCACCGAGGCCGGCACCCCGTTCTGCCGCTCCGGCACACCCGACTGCGACGCCGACTACGACTACGCGGCCCGCCCGGCGGCCGTCCACCGCGCGGTCGACCGGATCGCCCTCACCGGACGCATCGGCAAACCGCTGATCACCCTCCAGGGCACCCTCGACGTCCTGCTGCCGATCGGCGAGGACTCCGACGTCTACGCGCGCATGGTCCACACGGCCGGGCGTGGCGCCCTGCTGCGCTACTACCGCATCCAGGACGGCACACACACCGACTCCCTGGTCGACGCCTTCCCCGACCGGCTGCGCCCGATGGTGCCCTGCCACCGCTCGGCCTTCGAGGCACTGGAACGCTGGCTCTCCGGCACCGCCCTCCCGCCCGCCGACCACACCGTCCAGCGCCCGGCCGGCGCCACCCCGGCCACCCTGCTCACCAGCTGCCCGCTGGACTAG
- a CDS encoding SsgA family sporulation/cell division regulator — protein sequence MDAITVAQSAQARLITAEDQEIPVSATLRYSTDDPLAVFVDFPAEAALEGEEVSWVFARSLLDQGLRAPAGHGDVQIWPYGRTRTVLEFHSPHGLALLQFPASALRRFLLRTYAVVPAGREDLSGVVERGLSALFGGV from the coding sequence ATGGATGCCATCACTGTCGCACAGTCCGCCCAGGCCCGGCTGATCACCGCCGAGGACCAGGAGATTCCCGTGTCCGCCACGCTGCGCTACTCCACGGACGATCCGCTGGCCGTCTTCGTGGACTTCCCCGCCGAGGCCGCCCTGGAGGGTGAGGAGGTCAGCTGGGTCTTCGCGCGCTCCCTGCTCGACCAGGGGCTGCGGGCCCCGGCCGGCCACGGGGACGTGCAGATCTGGCCGTACGGCCGTACGCGCACGGTGCTGGAGTTCCACTCGCCGCACGGACTGGCCCTGCTCCAGTTCCCCGCGTCCGCGCTGCGCCGCTTCCTGCTGCGCACCTACGCGGTGGTGCCGGCCGGGCGGGAGGATCTGTCCGGGGTGGTGGAGCGCGGGCTGAGCGCCCTGTTCGGCGGGGTGTGA
- a CDS encoding extracellular catalytic domain type 1 short-chain-length polyhydroxyalkanoate depolymerase yields MPLPMFRKAPGAPPPARLLPRLLPRLLAVVAVVLGTALAGPLPAARASVGLTEVSDFGSNPGNLTMYVYRPASLPAHPPVVVALHGCTQSAQVYADNSGLPQLADRDGFLLVLAQTTTANNPSQCFNWFQTTDNRRGQGEALSVRQMAGQAVTAYGADPQRVYVTGLSAGGAMTAVMLATYPDVFAAGAVIAGLPYDCTRDNSPYTCMNPGVDLSPDAWAQRVRDADPSYTGPWPRAAVWYGDQDTTVVPRNATELRDQWTALHGLSQTPTRTTTIGPDATRQEQYLASDGTVAVEVDRVPGIGHGTPVDPGTGTQQCGSTGAPYFPASICSSYWIARFFGLDTTDPGGGGSGGGTGGGGSGAACWTASNYAQVQAGRATTSGGFTYAKGSQQNMGLYNTFVTHTLKESPTGYYTIADNGCP; encoded by the coding sequence ATGCCCCTGCCCATGTTCAGAAAGGCGCCCGGAGCGCCGCCCCCTGCGCGCCTGCTGCCCCGCTTGCTGCCCCGTCTCCTCGCCGTCGTAGCCGTCGTCCTCGGCACCGCGCTCGCCGGTCCGCTGCCCGCAGCCCGGGCGTCCGTGGGGCTCACCGAGGTGAGCGACTTCGGATCCAACCCGGGCAACCTCACCATGTATGTGTACCGGCCCGCGTCGCTGCCCGCGCATCCGCCGGTCGTGGTCGCCCTGCACGGCTGCACCCAGAGCGCACAGGTCTACGCCGACAACTCCGGACTGCCCCAACTCGCCGACCGGGACGGCTTTCTGCTCGTGCTCGCGCAGACGACGACCGCCAACAACCCGAGCCAGTGCTTCAACTGGTTCCAGACCACGGACAACCGGCGCGGACAGGGCGAGGCGCTCTCCGTCCGGCAGATGGCGGGCCAGGCCGTGACCGCCTACGGCGCCGACCCCCAGCGGGTCTACGTCACCGGTCTGTCCGCGGGCGGCGCCATGACCGCCGTCATGCTCGCCACCTACCCCGACGTCTTCGCCGCCGGCGCCGTGATCGCGGGCCTGCCCTACGACTGCACCAGGGACAACAGCCCCTACACCTGCATGAACCCGGGCGTCGACCTCAGTCCCGACGCATGGGCCCAGCGGGTGCGGGACGCCGATCCGTCGTACACCGGGCCATGGCCGCGCGCGGCCGTCTGGTACGGCGACCAGGACACCACCGTCGTCCCGCGCAACGCCACGGAGCTGCGTGACCAGTGGACGGCCCTGCACGGTCTCTCACAGACCCCGACCCGGACCACGACCATCGGCCCCGACGCCACCCGGCAGGAGCAGTACCTGGCCTCCGACGGCACGGTCGCCGTCGAGGTCGACAGGGTCCCCGGCATCGGCCACGGCACCCCGGTGGACCCGGGCACCGGCACCCAGCAGTGCGGCAGCACCGGCGCCCCCTACTTCCCGGCCTCGATCTGCTCCAGCTACTGGATCGCCCGGTTCTTCGGCCTGGACACGACCGATCCGGGCGGCGGAGGCAGTGGTGGCGGCACCGGCGGTGGTGGCAGCGGCGCTGCTTGCTGGACGGCGAGCAACTACGCCCAGGTACAGGCCGGACGGGCCACCACCAGCGGCGGCTTCACCTATGCCAAAGGGTCTCAGCAGAACATGGGCCTGTACAACACCTTCGTCACCCACACACTGAAGGAGTCACCCACGGGTTACTACACCATCGCCGACAACGGCTGCCCCTGA